The genome window TTTGAATATTGTGGCTCCTAAAGGCGGCACCGTTATCATAATGGAGTTATCCCTACCATGCCAGCTAACTGGCTCGGTAGCTAACGGATTAGTATTTTCGACACCGCTTCCCCAGAAAGCTTTCGCATCTGAATTAAAGATTTCACTCCATTTACCTTTAGACGGCATGCCAATCCTGTATCCATGGTGGGTTATCGGGGTCATATTGAGCACGACAACAAGGTCATTTTCGGCATCGTGCCCTTTACGGTTATAGATCAGGATAGAATCGTTTGAGTTACCGCCGTCAACCCATTCAAAGCTACTCCATTCAAAACCTTTTTCATATAATGCAGGCTCATCCCTGTATAAATGATTTAACGCTTTAACAGTGGCCTTTATCCCCTGATGATTTGGATATTCAAGTAAATACCAGTCCAGCGAATTTTGGTAGTTCCACTCCGTTCCCTGCCCAAACTCAGCCCCCATAAACAGCAGCTTGGTACCGGGATGGGTAAACATATAGCTATAAAGCAAGCGCAGGTTGGCAAATTGCTGCCACTCATCGCCTGGCATTTTGCGCAACATTGATCCTTTACCATATACTACCTCATCATGCGAGAAAGGGAGCATAAAGTTTTCGGTAAACGCATAGATCAGGCTAAAGGTTATCTGATTGTGATGATATTTACGATATAAGGGATCAGTTGAAAAATACTTGATCGAATCGTGCATCCAGCCCATCATCCATTTCATTCCGAAGCCCAGCCCGCCTGTATAAACAGGGCGGCTTACCCCTGTAAACGAAGTTGACTCTTCGGCAATGGTTTGTGTATCCGGAAACATGCTGTAAACAGCCTCGTTAAATTCTTTCAAAAACGAGATCGCTTCCAGGTTCTCATTACCTCCGTAGATATTTGTTTCCCACTCACCATGGTTACGCGAATAATCAAGGTATAGCATGGACGCGACTGCGTCAACACGCAAGCCGTCGGCATGATACCTATCTAACCAAAAAATAGCGTTACTTATCAAAAACGCACGAACTTCGTTACGTCCGTAATTAAAAATATATGACTTCCAGTCGGGATGGAAGCCTTTGCGTACATCAGCGTGTTCATACAGATGTGTTCCGTCAAAATTATAAAGCGCATGGATATCGCCGGGAAAATGCGAAGGTACCCAGTCCAGTATCACCCCTATCCCCGCCTTGTGTAATTGCTCAATAAGGTACATCAATTGCTGTGGGGTGCCATAGCGTGATGAAGCAGCAAAAAAACCGGTGATCTGGTAACCCCAGCTTGGATAATAGGGATGCTCCATAATCGGCATAAACTCTACATGTGTAAAGCCCATTTCCGTTATATACGGCACCAATTTATCAGCCAGCTGATCGTATGTTAAAAATTCATCCGGGCTTTCATGATTCCTGGCCCAGGAGCCGATATGCATCTCGTAAACTGAATAGGGCCTGTTAAGTCCGTTGTGACCTTCACGGCCAGCCATCCATTCAACATCTTTCCATTCATAATAAGTATCGGCAACAATGGATGCTGTTTTGGGGGCAACTTCCCAGCGTAATGCAAAAGGATCACTTTTTTCAAGGTCTTCGCCGGTTGATGATCTGATGTAATATTTATAGGTTTCGCCTACGCCAACATTTGGGATAAATCCTTCCCAAATTCCTGATCCATCCCATCGTACAAACAAGGGGTGCGACTCGCGATTCCAGCCGTTAAAATTTGCTATAAGGCTAACATGCTGCGCATTAGGCGCCCAAACGGCAAAATAAGTTCCAATTACACCTTCAAATTCAACTACGTGTGAACCAAACTTTTCGTATAGCTTGTAGTGCTTACCCGATTTAAATAATGCAATATCAAAATCAGTAAAACGACTGTAGGGCTCAACCGCATTTAAAATTGCTTTAGCTTCTACCTCTTTTTTTGCCACGGCTTTTGGCCCGGCTGCTGCTACTTTTTTACCTGCAATTTTAGCGTTAGCAACTGTTTCTTTCGGAACATCTGCCTTTGGCTTAACTGTTTTTTTTGCTGCCGCAGACTTAGCCGCAGGCTGTGCAGGTTCCGTTTGATCGTGTTTTTTTGCCATAGTATAGAGCAGCCGTAACGGCTGTGAGATGTCAAGTAAGCGTGTATAATTGGTTATAAACAAATATAGCAATAAGAGGTTGAGGATTTCTTTTTATAAAATGATAAACTTACAAAGTTTTAAATACTTTGTAAGTTTATCATTATTTCGCATTCAACTAATCGCTCATCACCCGTCTCTATTTAACTATCTCAATCTGCTTAAAGTTTTTGGTAAATTTAAATTCAACGCATTTATTTTCGTCAATGCTGTATGGAACATCTTTGCCGTCGGCCAATATTTTAGTTGGCGCAAATGGTAATCCTATAATATTAAAATGATAGCTTTCATAGCGTGGGGTATAAAGCCCTTCCATCGTTTGCTGAACCGTTAAAACAGTACTTTTACCGCTAACTACAAACTTTTTCTCCAGGTAAATATCCTGCTCATAAGCAAATGTTTCGCCGTAATCTTCAAACAAAAATGAGTTCACCTCGTAATTGCTATAGTATATATTAAGCTTAACTTCTTCTATTTCCTTTTCGCCCACATATTGCATTACAGGGTATTCTGGAATAACAGATCCTGCTTTAACAAAAACAGGAATAGTTTCCAATGGCGTAGGCACGGTCACTTCCTGCCCTCCGTCAACCATCTCATAAGTCCAGAAATTGAACCATTTGCCTTTTGGCAGATATACCTTACGACTTTGCTGACCCGGCTCCAAAACAGGACAGATCAGGATTTTATCCCCGTAAGTAAATTCATCCTGTCGGAAATGATTGCTGATCTCATCCTGCTCCTGCATCACTACCGACCTTAAGATAGGGAAACCATAGCGATGATGTTCCCAAAAAGTAGAGTATAAATAAGGTAACATGCGATAACGCAGCTCAATAAATTTACGGTTAATATTAGTAAAGGGCGCGCCAAAGCTCCATGGCTCCCGCTCCTTGGTATCGCCGGCAGAATGCGCCCGCATAAAGGGTGAAAAAGTACCCATCTGAATCCATCGGGTAAACAGTTCGCCGTCGGGCTCACCGCTAAAACCGCCTATATCTGTTCCGCAAAACGAGATACCTGATGTTGATAAGCGCTGCATCTGGATGTTACCCAGCTTCAAATGCTCCCATGATGCTACGTTGTCACCCGTCCACACGGAAGAGTACCGTTGCACGCCTGAATAACCTGCCCTTGTTATGGTAAAGGGGCGCTTGTTCTTCATCAGCTTACGCAAACCTTCATAAGTTGCGCGTACCATCTGCATGCCGTAAACATTGTGTGCTTTGCGATGCGATCCGCGGAAACCATCATACTGATGACGGACATCATCAGGAAAAGTACCTGCACCAAAAACG of Mucilaginibacter xinganensis contains these proteins:
- the glgB gene encoding 1,4-alpha-glucan branching protein GlgB, yielding MAKKHDQTEPAQPAAKSAAAKKTVKPKADVPKETVANAKIAGKKVAAAGPKAVAKKEVEAKAILNAVEPYSRFTDFDIALFKSGKHYKLYEKFGSHVVEFEGVIGTYFAVWAPNAQHVSLIANFNGWNRESHPLFVRWDGSGIWEGFIPNVGVGETYKYYIRSSTGEDLEKSDPFALRWEVAPKTASIVADTYYEWKDVEWMAGREGHNGLNRPYSVYEMHIGSWARNHESPDEFLTYDQLADKLVPYITEMGFTHVEFMPIMEHPYYPSWGYQITGFFAASSRYGTPQQLMYLIEQLHKAGIGVILDWVPSHFPGDIHALYNFDGTHLYEHADVRKGFHPDWKSYIFNYGRNEVRAFLISNAIFWLDRYHADGLRVDAVASMLYLDYSRNHGEWETNIYGGNENLEAISFLKEFNEAVYSMFPDTQTIAEESTSFTGVSRPVYTGGLGFGMKWMMGWMHDSIKYFSTDPLYRKYHHNQITFSLIYAFTENFMLPFSHDEVVYGKGSMLRKMPGDEWQQFANLRLLYSYMFTHPGTKLLFMGAEFGQGTEWNYQNSLDWYLLEYPNHQGIKATVKALNHLYRDEPALYEKGFEWSSFEWVDGGNSNDSILIYNRKGHDAENDLVVVLNMTPITHHGYRIGMPSKGKWSEIFNSDAKAFWGSGVENTNPLATEPVSWHGRDNSIMITVPPLGATIFKKTAVAPAKYELKK